A segment of the Arachis hypogaea cultivar Tifrunner chromosome 5, arahy.Tifrunner.gnm2.J5K5, whole genome shotgun sequence genome:
ACATCCATGGGTTTTGACAGAAACTTTTATGTTAGTTTAGTTTGGTtttggtaattgaaaaataatttctcatggataaaatgaaattttgaatatttaactCACCAATTGTTTATGAAACATTTCTATATGTGAACAGCGAGTCATCTGCCCTTCAACCGGAATGGATTCAAATTTTTCACAAATGCTGGTGGACTTGGAAAGAATGATATCAAAGATGTATTAGAGCGAGCTGCTGATATATACAATCAATTTATAGCTAAAAGTTTAGCAAATTCTGAGAGAAAGGCTTCATCATCTATTAAGCAAGTTGATTACATGAATGTATATACATCTGACCTAGTAAAGGCAGTTCACAAAGCAGCGGGAAGCATAGGTATGGCTTGATATTGGTATGATAATAAATAGTTGTTTGGTAAATGAAGTAGTTAATAATGGAGTTCTAATTGGGATACATTatgtgttattatttttattgtagcATTTACAATTTTTCCTCTGTCGTTTTTTTGAATGTTCTGATCCTATTTGCTAATCTTTTATATTGCATTGTCTACTGACAGAGAAGCCATTGGGTGGTTTCCATATAGTTGTTGATGCAGGCAATGGGCCTAATGCTAAAGTGCAATGTGCATTTGACTCTTTCTCCAAACTTAATATTTGATGTTTTGTTTTGATAATTAATCAGAAAAAGGTTTTGGAACCACTCGGAGCATTTACTACCGGTAGTCAATTTTTGGAGCCTGATGGCATTTTCAATTTCTGTTGTTTCAATTATGTTTTATCAGAAAGTTGACAATTCTATGGTGCCTTATTATTTTACTCTAGTgccttattattttgattctattttttgtatttttttttgtgattttgatactttttgttttcttaaatttttgtgtttttaggtAACTACATCATCATTATTAACATAGAAATATTAATTCAACTTTGTTATTGATTTTGTGTTATTTACAATGCATTGAATTAGGATAGTTTGTATTGTGGAGTTATAGAGAACCGCCTTGGAATTTAGTTTACACAGAGCCCTTTAAAAGTGATAGTCGCTGTGATGCTAGGTTATGGCATAAAGGCTTAGAAATCTAAGTTAAGGATTCAAGTACAACTTCAAGAGGCAATGCAAGACCGTGAGGAGCTAACAAAGGAAATAGGTGTGTTCAAAGAAAAACTTAAAAAGCAACAAACACGCCAAAAGGAAGAATAAGCTCGAGTGAAAGCTCAATTGGAAGTTCAACAAGCTGTTGTGAACTCTCTCATAGCGCGCTTTGAAAATGAAACAAACTAGACTTTAAAGGTACTCCTAAAGTTGCTTATGGTTTTAATACAATTTCGTAGATAATTCCCATTttatattagtatattttaatttgtatatggatctatttatcacatatgtatatggttgaaaaatgacaaatgtcctattatttggtttgataaatttggttgggtatggctgagacataagttgtgaattggctgtgtttgttggaaccgtggacggtggaaatatccaagttttaggggaggttttgccgaaatttttctaaatattttggataaaacttagtggaaaaattataattagtgttatatcttgtttctaacttttttgtttcggtttttcttatttacaggagtgctgaaatggtgaccatatgctaccttgagggctcaagaatgttttgatgcatagagacactaatctatgttagaacttttatgttttggttgaacttttatattagaacttttatgttttggttgaactaatcaatgtactcactagctaatgttattttgtttcaagacaattttagctaaaaggatcttgtttgatttatgtatgtttttgcatattatatacatgtaaacttgcttattaaaatggttaatatattagttaatttaaaaaataatttagtaaattatgcatgtaatttgtaataaaaagttgttacaaaataattaatttgctttcgtaactaaagaaaaaaaatgttacaaaatcatgttacattttgtaacaaaattttttgataggaaaaaaattgactgtcacgaaaaataccttcaagataaaaatttgttatcacttttgcAACGGCTTCTggtttttgtatcagaaaaaattgttacaaaatatggtaTTGAATTGTAACGGTTTCATTTTTCGTTACagaaactttttgtaacgggacttactgcaatggaccctttttttgttacaaaaaacttttgtttcaaaattttgacgttttgtaacaatattttttgttacaaatgcgcctttttcttgtagtgtacttatagaaaactagtagcctagggtttacagatatgagtaaatgacataaaaatccacttccgggcccacttggtgtgtgcttgggctgagcattgaagcattttcgtgtagagactcttcttggagttaaacgccagcttttatgccagtttgggcgtttaactcccatccttgtgccagttccggcgtttaacgctgggaattctgagggtgattttgaacgccggtttgggccatcaaatcttgggcacagtatggactatcatattttgctggaaagcccaggatgtctactttccaacgccgttgcgagcgcgccaattgggcttctgtagctccagaaaattcacttcgagtgcagggaggtcagaatccaacagcatctgcagtcctttttagtctctgaatcagatttttgctcaggtccctcaatttcagccagaaaatacctgaaatcacagaaaaacacacaaactcatagtaaagtccagaaaagtgaattttaactaaaaattaataaaaatatactaaaaactaactagatcatactaaaaacatactaaaaacaatgccaaaaagcgtacaaattatccgctcatcaatctcagagttttaagtgaagctcaaattctaattagatgagcggggctagtagctttttgctccttaacagttttggcatctcaattcatcctttgaagctcagaatgattggcatctatagga
Coding sequences within it:
- the LOC140173211 gene encoding uncharacterized protein, translating into MFNSTLTKDEAFLCPVDGSIMITASHLPFNRNGFKFFTNAGGLGKNDIKDVLERAADIYNQFIAKSLANSERKASSSIKQVDYMNVYTSDLVKAVHKAAGSIEKPLGGFHIVVDAGNGPNAKVQCAFDSFSKLNI